The nucleotide window TACGGCATCGGGATACAAAACGACGTGCATCGACGCCGACCGCGTTCCGGCGGTCGTTAGAAGTCGGTTCGATCGCTCGCGCCTACTTTTAAGTCGCGTTCGGCCGAACTGGCGTACGCTATGGAAATTACCTGGCACGGCCACTCGACGTGGCACGTCACCGTCGGAGAGACATCGCTGTTGATCGATCCGTTCTTCGACAACCCGAAAACGGACCTCGAGCCGGACGATATCGACACGCCGGACTACGTGCTGTTGACACACGGCCATGCCGATCACATCGCTGACGCGGGGGCGTTCTCGGACGCCACGCTGGTCGCGACGCCGGAACTCGTCTCCTACTGTCAGGACGAGTTCGGCTTCGAGGACGCCGTCGGCGGGATGGGGATGAATATCGGCGGCACCGTCGAGTGTGGCGACGCGTTCGTGACGATGGTTCGCGCTGACCACACGAACGGGATCATGACCGAAAGCGACGCCAGCGGCGGCATGCCCGCCGGCTTCGTCATCTCCGATACGAAACCGACGCAGGTTAGCGATGAGGAGTCGACGACGTTCTACAACGCCGGCGACACGTCGCTGATGACCGAGATGCGCGAGGTCGTCGGTCCGTATCTCGAGCCGGATGTCGCCGCCGTCCCGATCGGCGACCACTTCACGATGGGGCCGTGGCAGGCCGCCGTCGCCGTCGACTGGCTCG belongs to Natronorubrum aibiense and includes:
- a CDS encoding metal-dependent hydrolase, producing the protein MEITWHGHSTWHVTVGETSLLIDPFFDNPKTDLEPDDIDTPDYVLLTHGHADHIADAGAFSDATLVATPELVSYCQDEFGFEDAVGGMGMNIGGTVECGDAFVTMVRADHTNGIMTESDASGGMPAGFVISDTKPTQVSDEESTTFYNAGDTSLMTEMREVVGPYLEPDVAAVPIGDHFTMGPWQAAVAVDWLDVDYAIPQHYDTFPPIEQDPEEFEREVKATGSDADVVIAEADEPFEL